Proteins from one Corynebacterium epidermidicanis genomic window:
- a CDS encoding membrane protein: MNDTKREYQEFPVYENSLEANYVDGYVPVSYEAPHSSLVRSITWIGMGLVLASLAGFGTLLFGLASNTVGSQSNWDMYAMIGAVLGVGMLVVGFAAIYVGRRNLREWRARTGRKD, from the coding sequence ATGAACGACACCAAGCGTGAGTACCAGGAATTTCCTGTGTACGAGAACTCCCTCGAGGCTAACTACGTCGACGGTTACGTCCCGGTGAGCTACGAAGCACCGCATTCCTCCCTCGTCCGCTCCATCACGTGGATCGGAATGGGCCTGGTGCTGGCGTCACTGGCTGGTTTTGGTACCTTGCTTTTCGGACTGGCCTCCAACACCGTCGGTTCGCAGAGCAATTGGGACATGTATGCCATGATCGGCGCCGTGCTTGGTGTCGGCATGCTCGTGGTTGGCTTTGCAGCGATCTATGTTGGTCGCCGCAACCTGCGTGAGTGGCGCGCCCGCACTGGTCGTAAGGACTAG
- a CDS encoding succinate dehydrogenase/fumarate reductase iron-sulfur subunit, with amino-acid sequence MKLTLEIWRQAGPNTEGHFETVQVPDAVEQMSILELLDHVNEGMIEAGKEPFAFASDCREGICGTCGLNVNGRPHGADKNKPACQQRMYNYKDGDTLKIEPLRSAAFPVIKDMVVDRSALDRVMQQGGYVSVDAGTAPDADTLHMNHQTAELALDHAACIGCGACVAACPNGAAHLFTGAKLTHLKLMPMGKEERGKRARQMVDELETNFGPCSLYGECADVCPAGIPLTAVAAINKERARAFFSAKDN; translated from the coding sequence ATGAAACTGACTCTTGAAATTTGGCGTCAGGCTGGACCAAACACCGAAGGTCACTTCGAGACCGTCCAGGTACCTGATGCAGTTGAGCAGATGTCCATCCTCGAGCTTCTCGACCATGTCAACGAAGGCATGATTGAAGCCGGCAAGGAACCATTCGCATTCGCTTCAGACTGCCGCGAAGGCATCTGTGGCACCTGTGGTCTAAACGTCAACGGTCGCCCGCACGGCGCTGACAAGAACAAGCCTGCCTGCCAGCAGCGCATGTACAACTACAAAGACGGCGACACCCTGAAGATTGAGCCACTGCGTTCCGCAGCGTTCCCGGTCATCAAGGACATGGTCGTTGACCGTTCTGCGCTGGACCGCGTCATGCAGCAGGGGGGCTACGTCTCCGTTGACGCTGGCACCGCCCCGGATGCAGACACCCTGCACATGAACCACCAGACCGCTGAGCTCGCACTGGACCACGCTGCCTGCATCGGCTGTGGCGCTTGTGTTGCTGCCTGCCCTAACGGCGCAGCTCACCTGTTCACCGGCGCTAAGCTCACCCACCTCAAGCTCATGCCAATGGGCAAGGAAGAGCGCGGTAAGCGTGCTCGCCAGATGGTGGATGAACTCGAGACGAACTTCGGACCTTGCTCGCTGTACGGTGAGTGTGCTGACGTTTGCCCGGCTGGTATCCCGTTGACCGCAGTGGCTGCGATCAACAAGGAGAGGGCTCGTGCTTTCTTCTCGGCAAAGGACAACTAA